In the Colletotrichum lupini chromosome 1, complete sequence genome, one interval contains:
- a CDS encoding MFS transporter, whose amino-acid sequence MTSAKDTDSLETPERTCFGIPLSALAVCIALSLTVGLIGMDGTIVGVATPEITTDLGSLGDVGWLGSAYFLAAAASQLVFGALNRVVPHKHVYIAGIFLFELGCLLAGLANTSTMCIVGRAFSGLGCSGVVSTSLVLVTEILPPARLPLMIGVLGAMELVGQITGPLIGGALTDNASWRWCFLINVPMGTVAGAVVFFLLRTHRKPWKTIFQELKLIDGIGILILTPAIALILFVVQSGGNTFAWNSAQSISMLTVGFALLVALVFWEHRKGEAAVIPLTLFKNRSISFAAAFAVAAGMAMALFDYYIPLWNQVIKGYSAARSGILLLPLNACSAVGVMAGGLLANTIGRANPVMLLGGTLTAIVSGLFSTITMASTDSLIMGISALAGFAALASQQPIVVAHNAVETKLSPTAISMMLFSSMVGSAISLAIAQAVFLNKLQGNLRLVQGVDVDKIIRSGATELRHIVDPSLLPKVLELYNLSIVQVFYMALAAGIAMTIASLLVKWTRILEKKPKDAETCEPSPVTSAGTGVTEPEDRENTETTTETIVEKDKD is encoded by the exons ATGACGAGCGCGAAAGATACTGATTCACTGGAGACACCAGAGCGAACATGTTTCGGAATACCTCTCTCTGCACTAGCGGTGTGCATTGCCTTGTCCCTCACTGTTGGACTGATTGGCATG GATGGCACAATTGTGGGCGTAGCAACTCCTGAAATTACGACCGATCTTGGAAGTCTTGGTGATGTTGGTTGGCTTGGATCTGCCTA CTTTttggcagcagcagcgtcTCAACTTGTCTTTGGCGCCCTTAACCGAGTAGTCCCTCACAAACATGTCTACATTGCAGGAATCTTCCTGTTCGAGCTCGGTTGTCTGCTTGCCGGACTAGCGAACACATCTACAATGTGTATCGTTGGTAGGGCGTTTTCTGGCCTAGGCTGTTCTGGAGTTGTATCAACCTCACTAGT ACTCGTAACCGAAATTCTACCACCTGCCCGTCTCCCACTCATGATCGGAGTCTTGGGTGCTATGGAGTTGGTCGGCCAGATTACTGGTCCTCTCATTGGTGGTGCCCTGACGGATAACGCATCATGGAGATGGTGCTTCCTGATAAATGTACCCATGGGAACAGTGGCTGGTGCGGTCGTTTTCTTCTTGCTCAGGACCCATCGAAAGCCTTGGAAGACGATTTTCCAAGAGCTAAAGTTGATTGACGGCATCGGCATTCTCATCTTAACTCCGGCCATTGCTCTCATTTTGTTCGTCGTTCAGTCTGGAGGGAACACGTTCGCATGGAACAGCGCGCAGTCTATCAGCATGTTGACAGTGGGATTCGCTCTCCTCGTGGCGCTCGTATTCTGGGAGCACCGAAAGGGTGAGGCCGCTGTCATTCCCCTAACACTGTTCAAGAACCGCAGCATCTCTTTCGCCGCAGCTTTTGCTGTCGCGGCTGGTATGGCTATGGCTTTGTTTGACTACTAC ATCCCGCTTTGGAACCAAGTCATCAAAGGCTACTCAGCCGCACGCTCTGGCATCCTGCTTTTACCCCTAAACGCTTGCTCCGCTGTTGGTGTGATGGCAGGTGGCCTTCTGGCAAACACCATCGGTCGCGCGAACCCTGTTATGCTTCTCGGTGGTACTCTTACGGCCATCGTATCTGGTCTTTTCAGCACCATTACCATGGCCAGCACTGACTCCCTTATCATGGGGATCTCGGCACTGGCCGGTTTCGCTGCTTTGGCGTCTCAGCAGCCCATTGTTGTGGCCCACAACGCTGTCGAGACCAAGCTATCACCAACTGCCATCTCAATGATGCTCTTCAGCAGCATGGTGGGCAGTGCGATCAGTCTTGCCATTGCGCAGGCGGTCTTCCTCAACAAGCTTCAAGGTAACCTTCGTCTAGTACAAGGCGTCGACGTAGACAAGATCATCCGAAGTGGCGCGACCGAGCTTCGCCACATCGTTGATCCATCATTGCTACCAAAAGTTCTCGAACTTTACAACCTTTCGATTGTTCAAGTGTTTTACATGGCTTTGGCGGCTGGTATTGCCATGACAATTGCATCACTTTTGGTCAAGTGGACGAGGATCTTGGAAAAGAAGCCAAAAGACGCAGAAACCTGTGAGCCTTCGCCAGTCACATCAGCCGGGACTGGAGTGACCGAGCCTGAGGACAGAGAAAACACCGAAACAACCACGGAAACTATCGTTGAGAAGGATAAAGATTAA
- a CDS encoding methylisocitrate lyase, which yields MSRSIVNTTPYPFHFDASNGPTIDRSDKKAILKLDNCRGGIPSLQATKIRAMMQEAHEDPSKILAHVCSYDALSSRLCEEAGFPLVFLAGYAMASAFGLPDTGYIAFQEVAAKVQEVVREVKVPVLVDGDTGYGGPMNVKRTVEGFAAAGAAGIMIEDQSWPKRCGHTAGKSVVSRSEAYARWQAAVDARDEGVDMWIMARTDSLIHGYDEALTRARKAIEIGVDAVFVEALPDRETMERLRNDLDFPVFANIIEGGKTENLSAQDLGKLGYCGVAYPWTLVAAKLKSIREALEALKGSFLVGKPPTILSYAEVCEGVGFNKYFKLEERYQYEGRSNGANGHQWKE from the exons ATGTCTAGGTCCATCGTCAACACCACTCCCTACCCGTTTCACTTCGACGCAAGCAATGGTCCGACCATCGATAGAAGCGACAAGAAAGCAATACTGAAACTAGATAATTGTCGTGGAGGGATTCCGTCCCTCCAGGCAACCAAGATTCGAGCCATGATGCAAGAGGCGCACGAAGACCCTTCCAAGATCCTTGCTCACGTATGCAGCTACGATGCCTTGAGTTCAAGACTTTGTGAAGAGGCTGGCTTCCCTCTGGTTTTCCTGGCTGGGTATGCCATGGCTTCTGCGTTTGGCCTCCCAGATACTGGATACATAGCTTTCCAGGAAGTTGCTGCAAAGGTTCAGGAAGTTGTCAGAGAAGTCAAAGTTCCCGTCCTTGTGGATGGTGATACTGGATACGGCGGTCCGATGAATGTGAAGAGGACCGTTGAGGG ATTTGCGGCCGCAGGAGCTGCTGGCATTATGATAGAGGACCAGTCTTGGCCAAAAA GATGCGGCCACACTGCTGGCAAGAGCGTGGTCTCTAGAAGCGAGGCTTACGCCCGATGGCAGGCCGCAGTTGATGCCAGAGACGAAGGGGTGGACATGTGGATCATGGCTCGGACCGATAGTCTCATCCACGGATACGACGAAGCTCTCACCAGAGCTCGGAAGGCGATTGAGATTGGAGTGGATGCCGTCTTTGTCGAGGCGCTCCCCGATCGCGAGACCATGGAACGCCTGAGAAACGATCTCGACTTCCCTGTCTTTGCCAACATCATTGAGGGTGGTAAGACGGAGAACTTGTCTGCGCAAGACCTGGGCAAGCTCGGGTACTGCGGAGTTGCATACCCGTGGACTTTGGTTGCCGCAAAATTGAAGAGTATTCGCGAGGCTTTAGAGGCGTTGAAAGGTTCCTTCCTCGTGGGAAAGCCCCCGACGATTCTGTCCTACGCTGAGGTTTGCGAGGGGGTCGGTTTCAACAAGTACTTCAAGCTTGAGGAGCGCTACCAATATGAGGGGCGCTCGAATGGAGCAAATGGCCACCAGTGGAAGGAATGA
- a CDS encoding C6 zinc finger domain-containing protein, whose translation MVFLGRPSEACYPCRKGRLRCDRLQPGCTQCSRKQIVCPGYRDPSEFYFRDETANAAFKVQNRKPRRRLPAKTKQQSQSVAEADAQKQHAGSSGTPTIAATPRQAVGALVNHWSPSSSSSSTPPSDGEVVRYRTISSPIKDLARTYFMTDYIATSPFDYLPKLCPYGLTGNDAMSASILAASFASLSLKISDPKLMKQARVQYASALCQTNQALSSPKLAVEDSTLAAVLLLGLFEAIVFSGQQSMDSWNQHTLGSVELLRLRGSQQFETALGRKLFVHSANNIRTSCAHSKTPVPTRFIALYDDAQPYLDHNDPFLRVTPVLDRVAMLRSRIAYLEDSERHEVLVEALDLDAATAKLGQEVSAEWRFTARNPYEKAPMTYKGISFRYPSLRALRYWNSLRIIRMFLNDLIWMQASLILAQGPTSASVDYFAMQEAATRKMSTLVVEVLASCGEYLETTEDRFSVTARCLIWPLSVIAEISITPPDARRFALDCLGRLSRDGRIPRPIEVANTMMGLQADW comes from the exons ATGGTCTTTTTGGGCCGGCCGTCAGAGGCGTGCTACCCCTGTCGCAAGGGAAGACTCAGG TGTGATCGCCTGCAGCCCGGATGTACCCAGTGCTCCCGAAAGCAGATAGTTTGCCCCGGCTACAGGGATCCTTCGGAATTCTACTTTAGAGACGAAACCGCCAACGCTGCTTTTAAGGTCCAGAACAGGAAACCAAGGAGGCGTTTGCCCGCCAAAACGAAGCAGCAATCGCAATCAGTGGCGGAAGCAGATGCGCAGAAGCAACATGCAGGTTCGAGCGGTACTCCAACCATAGCGGCCACACCAAGGCAAGCTGTTGGGGCTTTGGTCAATCACTGGTCTCCATCAAGTTCATCGTCCTCAACTCCACCGTCCGACGGTGAGGTGGTTCGCTATCGAACAATCTCGTCGCCTATCAAGGATTTAGCACGCACTTATTTCATGACCGACTACATAGCGACTTCGCCATTTGATTATCTACCTAAACTCTGCCCTTATGGATTGACAGGAAACGATGCCATGTCAGCGTCAATACTGGCTGCCAGCTTTGCAAGTCTGTCGCTGAAGATATCGGATCCAAAACTCATGAAGCAGGCTAGAGTCCAATACGCCAGCGCACTATGTCAAACGAATCAAGCACTTAGCTCTCCGAAACTTGCCGTCGAGGATAGTACTCTAGCTGCCGTTCTGCTCCTGGGACTGTTCGAGGCTATCGTCTTTTCCGGCCAGCAGTCTATGGATAGCTGGAACCAGCACACGCTTGGATCCGTAGAGTTATTACGCCTGCGTGGAAGTCAGCAATTCGAGACCGCCCTCGGCCGCAAGCTTTTTGTTCACTCTGCAAATAACATCCGCACGAGTTGCGCGCACAGTAAAACACCTGTCCCGACCCGATTCATAGCGCTTTACGATGATGCGCAGCCGTATCTTGATCACAACGATCCCTTCCTCAGAGTCACCCCTGTTCTCGACAGAGTCGCCATGCTACGGTCAAGAATAGCCTATTTGGAGGACTCAGAGAGACATGAGGTTCTTGTCGAAGCTCTGGATCTGGACGCGGCGACAGCGAAGCTTGGGCAAGAAGTCTCGGCAGAGTGGAGGTTCACGGCAAGGAACCCGTATGAGAAGGCACCAATGACATACAAGGGAATATCTTTCCGCTATCCTTCCCTTCGAGCGTTGCGGTACTGGAACTCCTTAAGGATCATTCGCATGTTTCTCAACGACCTTATTTGGATGCAGGCATCCTTGATCCTCGCTCAGGGGCCGACATCAGCCAGTGTAGACTACTTTGCCATGCAGGAGGCCGCGACGCGGAAAATGTCAACTCTGGTGGTCGAGGTACTCGCCAGTTGTGGCGAATATCTAGAGACAACGGAAGACCGATTTTCCGTGACGGCGAGATGCTTGATCTGGCCATTATCGGTCATTGCTGAGATATCCATCACGCCCCCAGACGCCCGGCGATTCGCTCTCGACTGCTTGGGCCGGCTGAGCCGCGACGGCCGTATCCCACGACCGATTGAAGTCGCAAACACAATGATGGGCCTCCAGGCAGACTGGTAA